The following proteins are encoded in a genomic region of Diabrotica virgifera virgifera chromosome 1, PGI_DIABVI_V3a:
- the LOC126878853 gene encoding uncharacterized protein LOC126878853 — translation MHIGHQNDLGHLFLSQEKKRELASKIAAKIPLAAILDEIRDSMTSANFSRIHLLTKKDLHNIEQTYNLNATPVRHRNDAISVQAWVNELQKSNSVLFYKPQDDLSEEHSCLKREDFVLILMTEGQKEMLDKFGGDCICVDGTHGITSYGFELVTLLVLDDMREGFPCAFMISNRTDEDVMCILFSCIRKSLQSKISPKVFMSDMAESFFNAWIKIMSPPEYRLYCCWHVDRAWRKNLSKISAKDMQVVVYQQLRTLLQETDVKAFSLMLETFLKSLYENEATLEFANYFKIHYANKVDSWAYSYRLNSGLNTNMHLERMHHTIKYIYLKGKHNKRLDRAISALLKFVRDKLFDKLITIHKGKLCTKLRELRSRHKSSQELDHNLVIKMYTVWQVPSSTTQEIYLVEQRKVDCACKIVCLECDACFHQYSYTCIDSSVRYNMCKHIHLVCRYEQHLPGEKNAESLITETDSDQDGNALIIQECTSENKIQDLVKVLSSKETEDGDNDAKLDKEKLNLKNWIWAQIDKISSMTELNEIKRLTAPIEAVLNAVKEGSTSIKIPEENIKIPHNKNIVKQRRLFSVKKKSKRENQRVNKPSISDIQNTAVKLLHP, via the exons ATGCATATTGGACATCAGAATGACTTAGGTCATTTATTTTTAAGTCAGGAAAAAAAGCGGGAATTAGCTAGTAAAATAGCTGCAAAGATTCCATTAGCTGCCATTTTAGATGAAATTAGAGATTCTATGACAAGTGCAAATTTTTCAAGGATTCATCTTCTAACTAAAAAAGATTTGCATAATATTGAACAAACATACAATCTAAATGCAACACCTGTCAGACATAGGAATGATGCCATAAGTGTCCAAGCATGGGTAAATGAACTACAAAAAAGTAATAGTGTACTTTTCTATAAACCGCAAGATGATTTATCAGAAGAGCACTCATGTTTAAAAAGAGAAGATTTTGTTTTAATTCTAATGACCGAAGGTCAAAAGGAGATGCTTGACAAATTTGGGGGTGATTGCATTTGTGTAGACGGAACACACGGAATAACTAGTTACGGATTTGAATTGGTAACATTATTGGTTCTTGATGATATGCGAGAGGGATTTCCATGTGCATTTATGATATCCAATAGAACAGATGAAGACGTTATGTGCATATTATTTTCTTGTATTAGAAAAAGTTTGCAATCAAAAATTTCGCCCAAAGTATTCATGTCGGATATGGCAGAATCATTTTTTAATGCATGGATAAAAATTATGAGTCCTCCAGAATACAg gCTATATTGTTGTTGGCATGTAGACCGCGCATGGAGGAAGAATCTTTCGAAGATTTCTGCTAAGGATATGCAA gtAGTGGTCTACCAACAATTGCGTACCTTGCTTCAAGAAACGGATGTAAAAGCATTTTCACTTATGTTGGAGACATTTTTAAAAAGCCTCTACGAAAATGAGGCTACCTTGGAGTTTGCAAATTATTTTAAAATCCATTATGCTAATAAAGTTGATAGTTGGGCTTATAGTTATCGTCTAAATAGCGGTTTGAACACGAACATGCATTTAGAACGTATGCATCATACCATAAAGTATATCTATCTAAAAGGCAAACATAACAAGAGACTAGATAGGGCTATTTCTGCTCTATTGAAGTTTGTAAGAGATAAACTGTTTGATAAATTAATAACAATTCATAAAGGTAAACTGTGTACTAAATTGAGAGAACTAAGGTCGAGGCATAAGTCAAGCCAAGAACTTGATCACAACTTAGTGATAAAAATGTATACTGTTTGGCAAGTTCCTTCATCCACAACTCAGGAAATATATTTGGTAGAGCAAAGGAAAGTTGATTGTGCTTGTAAAATCGTTTGCTTGGAATGTGATGCTTGCTTTCACCAATATTCGTATACATGTATAGATTCAAGCGTCAGATATAATATGTGTAAACATATACATTTAGTATGCCGATATGAACAACACCTACCGGGTGAAAAAAATGCAGAATCACTTATAACAGAAACGGACTCGGATCAAG ATGGCAATGCCCTAATAATTCAAGAATGTACTTCtgaaaataaaatacaggatttAGTTAAGGTATTAAGTTCTAAGGAAACTGAAGATGGTGATAATGATGCCAAGTTAGacaaagaaaaattaaatttaaaaaactggATATGGGCTCAAATTGATAAAATCTCCTCAATGACAGAGCTAAATGAAATCAAACGTTTAACCGCTCCAATTGAAGCTGTGCTAAACGCAGTTAAGGAAGGAAGCACATCAATAAAAATACCAGAAGAAAATATAAAGATTCCGCacaataaaaatattgttaaacaaaggAGATTGTTTTCGGTTAAGAAAAAATCTAAAAGGGAAAATCAGCGTGTTAACAAACCTTCTATTAGTGATATTCAAAATACCGCTGTAAAATTGTTACATCCTTAA